The DNA segment TTTCGCTTCTGCTCCGGATCGGACACTCCAGCGAGCTCCGACAGGAACTGCTCGGCGGCGTCAACCACTTTGAGACGGACACCGGTGGCGGCGACAAAATCGCGCTCAACCTGCTCGGCTTCGCCTTTGCGCAGCAGACCGTGATCGACAAACACGCACGTCAATTGGTCGCCAACCGCACGCTGGACCAGTGCGGCGGCAACCGCTGAATCCACTCCGCCAGACAGGCCACAGACGACCCGCGCGTCGCCGACCTGGTTCTGGATCGCCTCAACCTGTTCGGCGATGACGTTGGTGGTGGTCCAATCCCCTTCGAGCCCCGCCACATCGCGAAGGAACGCGTTGAGCAGGACCTGCCCACCCTCGCTGTGGACGACCTCGGGGTGGAACTGCACCCCCGCGAAGCGTCGATCGAGGTCCTCGAAGGACGCGACCGGCGCACCGGGCGTCGATGAGGTGACTGTGAAGCCCTCGGGTGCACGAACCACGGCGTCACCGTGGGACATCCAGACGGTGGATTCGGGCGGCTGGTGGGCAAGCAGCCGCGACTCAGCGCGGACTACCGACAGCGGGGTGCGCCCATATTCAGAGCCACCTGTGTGTGCGACCTCGCCGCCGAGGGCAGCGGCCATCGCTTGAAAGCCGTAGCAGATGCCGAATACAGGGATGCCTTGCTCGAACAGCGCCGGATCAACCTGCGGTGCGCCGTCGGCGTAGACACTGGCGGGACCGCCGGATAGCACGATCGCAGCGGGCTTCCTGGCCGTGAGCTCAGCAACGCTGGCAGTGTGTGGAACGACCTCGGAATACACGTTGGCCTCGCGGACTCGTCGGGCGATCAGCTGCGCGTATTGGGCACCGTAATCAACGACGAGGACAGTCTGTTCCTCAGTCATGTGCGAACTCTATTGGGTGGACGCACAGAGAGGGTTCATGGGCACGATGCCCATGAACCCTCTCTGTTGTGGCGCCGAGCTAGTTGCTCGAGTACCAGTAGTAATTCGAGTTGCTGGTGAAGGTCAAGATCAACAGGACAATGCCGATCACGATGCCGACGATTCCGATGATGATTCCCGCCATGGCCATTCCGCCGCCGCGCTGACCGGTCTTGGCAATCTGATTCTTGGCGATGAAACCAAGCACCACACCAACGATCGAAACGATCAGGAAGTTGCAGCAAATGAGGCCGACGATGGAGACCACCAGTGATGCAATCGCCAAACCGTTGTTGCTTGGCTGAGCGGGACCACCAGGCATGCCTCCACCGGCACCGTAGCCGGGCGGCGGGGGCGGCGGAACCGGCGGCTGGCCGGGCGGCGGGGGCGGCACTGGGGGCATTCCGCCACCGGGTGGCGGGGGCGGAACCGGCGGCTGGCCGGGCGGCGGGGGTGGTGGTGTGGTCATGTGATCCTCCAAAATCGCTGACAGTCCTTGGGACGTTAGCGCAAATTGACGGTCTCTGGCACTCCCTGACGCACCTCAATGATCGGCAATCTCAAAGCAGCTGGGGCTGAGGGTGGCACCACGGGAGCCTTGGGGGCAACTGCACCCACCGGCACATACGCATTCCCCTGGGCAGGTCGAGTATCCCCATCACCCCGATTGGGCCACATGGACATTGCCCGTTCGGCCTGGGCGGTGATGGTCAGGGATGGATTCACACCAAGGTTCGCGGTGATCGCAGCGCCATCCACAACGTGCAGGCCCTTGTACCCGAAAACCCGGTGATAGGGATCAACGACACCGGTCTCGGAACTGTCCCCAATCACGCAGCCACCGACGAAGTGAGCGGTCATCGGGGCGTCGATGATGTCACCCATCGTGCCGAACGGATCGCCGCCGATCTTCTCGGACAGGATGCGCACGGCCCGGTTTCCGGATGGAATCCAGGATGGGTTCGGCTCTCCCTCACCTTGGCGACTCGTCATTTTCCACCGACCGAATAGGCCCTTGCCGCTGGAGACGGTGACCGAGTTGTCGAGTGTCTGCATGACGAGCGCGATGACCGATCGTTGTGACCAGCCCCGGACGTTGAGCGACGACACCGCTTTGACGGGCTCCTGCGCGATGACCTTCATCCAGGTCTTCCACCGCGGCACTCCCGGCTCTTCGTCGGTCAGCAGCGTACCGAGCAGACCCATGAAGTTCGAGCCCTTGCCGTACCGCACGGGTTCGACGTGGGTGTGCGGTTCCGGGAAGAAGCTTGAGGTGATGGCGACACCTTCAGTGAAGTCAGCACCCGCTGCTATGACCGGCGAATCACGATGCGCGACCGAGCCCAGCAATGACTCGGAATTGGTCCGCGAGAGCACGCCAAGCATGTTCGACAGTCGGGGCATCTTTCCGACGGCCTTCATCCGATGCAGGAGCTTCTGGGTATTGAAGGTACCCGCGGCAACCACAACCTGGTCAGCGGTGAGCGTGGTGCGCCCACGACCAAGCCACGAACCGGACTTCTCGATCTCAACGGCCCAGCCTTCGCCTTCCGGGCGTAGACCGGTCACCGTGGTCATGGGCCGAACGTCAGCACCCGCTGCCTCAGCCAGACCGAGGTAATTCTTGACCAAGGTGTTCTTGGCATTGTGCCGGCAGCCGGTCATGCACTCGCCGCACTCGATGCACCCGGCACGCTCAGGACCGACCCCACCGAAGTACGGATCGGGTGCCTTCTCGCCAGCACCGGTGCCAAAGAACACGCCTACTGGGGTCATACCGAAGGTATCGCCGACACCCATCTCGTCAGCCACCTGCTTCATCGCTGTGTCGGCAGGCGTCATCGTCGGGTTCGGGGTCACTCCCAACATTCGGCTCGCCTGGTCGTAGTGCGGAGCCAATTCGGACTTCCAGTCGGTGATGTGCGCCCACTGCTTGTCGTTGAAAAACGCATCCGGGGGCACATAGAGCGTGTTCGCGTAGACGAGTGAACCGCCACCGACACCAGCTCCAGCCATGACCACAACGTTTCGCAGGAAATGCAGACGTTGGATGCCGTTGAGGCCGAGTTTGGGGAAGTACAAGAAGCGCCGCAGGCGCCACGATGTCTTGGCAAAGTCGCTGTCCTCGAACCGCTTGCCTGCCTCAAGCACGCCGACTCGATAGCCCTTCTCGGTCAGGCGGAGCGCGGTGACCGAGCCGCCGAATCCCGAACCGATAACCAGGACGTCGTAATCGTTCTGCTGTCCGTTACTCATTTTCGACCAACCGCTTTCAATCCTTTGACGAATAGCACCAAGGCCTCCGACCACTGCCTTTGGGTCAATCCTGGAGGAGCACCCCAACCCGCGATGCGTTGGGTTCCAATCGTCTGCGACTCGGTGTATTTCAGGATGCCGTCGACGCCGTGTCGACGACCAAGGCCGGAATCGCCGAACCCACCCATTGGCGCACCGGTGGCGGCCCAGGCGGTCGCGTAGCCCTCATTGACGTTGGCAGTGCCAGCGTTGAGTTGGGCGGCGATCTCACGGCCACGCTTTTCGCTGCGCGTGATGACCGAGGCGTTGAGTCCGTAGTTGGTGTCGTTCGCGCGCGCGATCGCCTCGTCATCAGTGCCGAACGTGTAGATGCTCACCACGGGCCCGAAGGTTTCGTTGCCGTAGCAGACCATGTCCTCACTGACATTCGCCAAGAGGGTCGGCTCGAAGAACAGCGGTCCAGCCTCTGGTCGCGCCCTGCCGCCGACAAGAACTTTGGCTCCCTTGGTGATGGCATCGTCAACGTGACGGGTAACCGTCTCCAACTGCTTGCGGCTGATCAGCGAGCCGATGTCAGTCTCCCAACCGACGCCAGCAACGAGTTTGAGGTTGCGAATTCGCTCGATGAAGGCGGCTGTGAATTTGTCAACGACGTTCTGGTGAACGTAGATCCGTTCCATCGAAATACACAACTGGCCCGCGTTGGCAAAGCACGCTCGTTCGGCGATCTCTGCCGCTTTCTTGATGTTGGCATCTTCACAGACGATCATGGCGTTCTTCCCGCCCAGCTCCATCGAGCACGCCACCAGTCGCTCGCCGCACCGAGCGGCCACCTGGCGACCAACCGCAGTTGAGCCCGTGAACATGATGTAGTCGCCGCGCTCGGTGATCATCGGACCAACCTCAGCGCCTTCGCCCGCGACCACGCCGAACAGGCCCTCGGGGATGCCTGCCTCGTAGAGCAAATCGATTGCCCACAGCGCCGTGAGGGTCGTCTGCAGGTCAGGCTTGAGAACGATCCCATTGCCCGCCATCATCGCGGCTATCGCATCCCCGACCGCAAGGGTGAGCGGATAGTTCCAAGGTGAGATGACCCCCACCACCCCGCGGGGACGATGCAACTCCACGGCGGAGGTAATGATCGGGAAAGCACCCTGATGCTTCTTGGGGCGCAGCGTTGAGGCCGCCGTGCGGGCGTAGTGCCGAGCGGTGATCGCGGTGTCGAGCAACTCCTCCATCGCGTGAGCTCGCGCCTTGCCGGTCTCGATCTGAACGATGTCCAGGCCTTCGTCGCGACGACTGAGCACAAGGTCGTGGAAGCGCAACATGACCCGGGAGCGGTGCGCCATGCTCGTGAGCGCCCAGCGCTGCTGCGCGTTGCGGGCGATTGCGAAGGCGGTGTCGACCGCAGCCTCGTTGGACAACGGGATCTCTGCCACCGGTTGCAGCGTGAACGGGGCTATCGCCGTCACCGTCTGCGGGTCACTCGTCACACACAAGTGGCGAAGAAGTTGGTCGATGCGTTCCTGGGACAATGAATTCGGAGGGAGACCGGCGATGCCGCCGGTGCCTGTCCGATCAAGTAGCGCCGTCATGGCGCTAGCCTAGGCGGTCGAGCCGGGATGCGGGAGGCTTGCCGGCAAATCAGCGTCCGGCACAAGCATGACGTCAGCCTCATCGGTGGCCGAATCGGCAAGTTCCGCTGGCTCGACAAGCTGTTCCTGGACAGCTGAACCACCGGGAACTGGCTGTAACGCCTCGCGCCGCTGGGCTACCCGGACCACTTCCTGCTCGATGCGCCCCTGATCCCAACCCAAGTAGGGGGCAACAATGGTTGCCACCTTCTCCGCGACATCGATGCCGGCGTTGGGGGTCTCCAGCGCCAAGCGCGTCCTTCGCACCAGGATGTCCTCAAGGCTCAGCGCGCCTTCGCGGGTGACCGCGAGCACCGCCTCGGCCATGATATATGGGGCGTCTGGATGCATCGGCGCAGCGAGTTCGGGGTTGGAGGCGACCAGATCGAGCACCGTTTGCACGCGATCGCCTTGCCGACGCAGCAGGTGCTCGATCGTCGCGAGCGGCAAACCCGCGGCCCGCGCCGTGCGCTCACGGGCTGCCCAGGCGGCGGCATAACCCGCACCACCCACCAATGGAATCTCGTCGGTCTGGGAGTCGGGAACAGGATCGGAAACAAGCTCCGCTCGCTCGGCGATGGCCTCGTCTACCGCGTCTGCGGCCATCACTCGGTAGGTCGTGTATTTACCGCCAGCGACGGCGACGAGGCCCGGGGCCGGGTGCAGCACCGCGTGCTCGCGCGACAACGTCGCCGTTCCGTCCTCGCCATCTCCGGCCGACAACAACGGACGCAATCCGGAGTAGATGCCAACAATGTCTTGTCTGGAGAGCGGTCGGGCAAGCCATTTGTTCGCTTCGGCCAACAGGTAGTCGACGTCCGCCTCATCCACGCGTGGTTCGTCGCGTGGGCCCTCGTAGTCGGTGTCCGTCGTGCCCACCAGCCAGTACTCGCCCCACGGCAGCAGGAACAGAACGCTGGTCGGAGTCCGTGCGATCAGCGCACTGTTCGATAGGAAGGCGTCCTTGGGAACGACGAGGTGGATCCCCTTGCTTTGCCGCACCGTGAGACTGGATTCGACCCCAGCCATCTTCACCAAGTCATCAGTCCACACGCCGGCAGCACCGAGCACAACCCGTGCGCGGGTCGGGAAGTGCTCGCCGGTCAGTTCGTCGCGCAGCAGGGCGCCGACGATCCGGTCGTCTTCGCGAAGTAACCCGATCACCGCAGTTCGCGTCGCGATCGCCGTACCGTGCGCAGCCGCTGTCCTGGCAACCGCAACAGTGTGGCGGGCGTCGTCGATCTGGGCATCGTTGAAACGAACAGCACCCACATGGGCATCGGCCCGCAGGCCGGGCGCGATGCCCTGGACGGCCTTGGCCGATAGTGTGCGCGGCCGCTGCATCGCGCCGCCATAGGCACCGAAACGGCTGAGCATGTCGTAGACCGTGATACCGAAACCGACGTAGGGGCGTTCCCATCCTCGCCTGGTCACCGGATAGAGGAACGGAACCGGTCGAACCAAGTGCGGAGCCAACCGATCCAGAAGCAAGCCACGTTCGGTCAATGCCTCGTGGACGAGGGAGAACTCCCGCTGCTCCAAGTAGCGCAGCCCACCGTGCGCAAGCCGACTCGACCGACTCGACGTCCCTGACGCCAGATCGCTGCGCTCGACGAGCCCAACTGTCAACCCGCGCGACGCGGCGTCCAACGCGCTGCCACAGCCGACGACACCGCCGCCAACGACCAACAGGTCGAGGGGATTGTCGGAGTCGGCCGCAGCCAACTGCCGTAAGGCACCAGCCCGAGACGCTATATCGAGGACGTCTGATCCCGGAGCAACCATGCCGACGAGGCTACCTTCGCCGGGATCAGGCGTTGAGAACGACCTCAACCCGCTGAAACTCCTTCAAATCGCTGTAACCGCAGGTCGCCATGGCCCGACGCAGTGCCCCGACGATGTTCATCGTTCCGTCGCTGACCCGGGAAGGCCCGGTCAGGATCTCCTGCAGCGTCCCGACAGCGCCGAACTCCACGACCTCGCCGCGCGGCAGCTCAACATGCGCCGCTTCCATCCCCCAATGCCGGCCGCGGCCGGGAGCATCAGTTGCCCTCGCGAGCGGCGAGCCAACCATGACGGCATCGGCACCGCACGCGATCGCTTTGACAATCGCCCCGCTGGTCCCCATCGCACCGTCGGCGATCACGTGGACGTAGCGGCCACCGGACTCATCGAGGTAGTCACGGCGAGCGGCGGACACGTCGGCCACTGCCGAGGCCATTGGCACTCGCACGCCCAGGACCTGATGGCTTGTGTGGGCCGCTCCCCCGCCGAAACCAACGAGGACGCCAGCGGCACCCGAGCGCATCAGGTGCAACGCGGCGCGGTAGGTCGCGCAGCCACCGACAATGACCGGCACATCGAGCTCGTAGATGAAGTTCTTCAGGTTCAGCGGCTCGCCCTCGCTGGCGACGTGCTCAGCCGAGACGGTCGTGCCACGAATGACGAACAGATCGACTCCCGCTTCAACGACAGTCTTGGAGAACTGTGCGGTATTTTGGGGCGACAACGAGGCCGCCACGGTGGCGCCGGTCGCCCTTAGCTCGCCGATCCGCTTGGTGATCAACTCAGGGTCGATCGGCGCTTGGTACAGCTGCGACAGCCGTTCGTTGGCACCCTGCAGATCGGCGTCGGCGATCTGCGAGTAGACCTCAGTTGGATCTTCGTACCGGGTCCACAGGCCTTCCAAGTTCAGGACGGCCAAACCGCCGTTCTTGGCGAAGGTTGCGGCACTGTCCGGTGACACGACCGAATCCATCGGTGCCGCAACGATGGGGTGGTCAAACCGATAGGCATCGATCTGCCAGTCGAGGGAAACGTCGCGAGGGTCACGGGTACGCCGACTAGGTGCCACCGCGATGTCATCGAAGGAATAGGCCCTGCGGCCGCGCTTGCCCTGACCAATGTCAATGAGATTCATCATCGTCCTATCAGCGCCCGTGGTAGTTCGGGGCTTCGACGGTCATCTGGATGTCGTGCGGGTGACTCTCTTTCAAGCCAGCCGCAGTGATACGGACAAAACGCCCGTGTGACTTCAGCCGTGCGATGTCCGGTGCTCCGGCGTATCCCATCGCTGCGCGCAGGCCGCCGATCAACTGATGGGCAACCACCGCAAGCCGACCGCGGTAGGGAACCTGACCCTCGATTCCCTCCGGCACCAACTTGTCGTCAGACAGGACGTCGTCTTGGAAGTAGCGATCCTTGGAGAACGAGCGCGACTCCCCCCGAGACTGCATCGCCGCCAAGGATCCCATGCCGCGGTACTGCTTGAACTGCTTGCCGTTGACAAAGACAACGTCGCCGGGCGCTTCCTCGCAGCCCGCGAGCAACGAACCCAGCATCACGGTGTCTGCCCCGGCGACGATTGCCTTAGCGATATCGCCGGAGTACTGCAGACCACCATCGCCAATGACTGGCACCCCGGCCGGTCGGGCAGCGCGGGCGACATCATGGATCGCGCTCACCTGCGGAACACCGACTCCGGCCACTACCCGAGTCGTGCAAATGGACCCGGGACCAACGCCGACTTTGACCCCGTCGGCACCTGCCTCAATCAACGCCCGGGCAGCCTCGAAGGTAGCGATGTTCCCGCCGATCACGTCCACATCGGTATCGCCCTTGATGCGCGCCACCATCTCCAGCACCGCCCGGGAGTGCCCGTGGGCTGTGTCGACCACCACCACGTCAACCCCTGCATCGACCAGGGCGCGCGCACGCTTGTAGGAGTCGTCACCGACACCGACTGCGGCACCGACAACGAGGCGACCGTCAGGATCCTTGGTCGCGTCGGGGTACTTGTCCTTCTTCACGTAATCCTTGACCGTGATCAGACCACGTAGCCTGCCTCCGTCGTCGATTAGCGGGAGCTTCTCCACCTTGCTCGCACGCAGTCGGGCGAGGGCTTCTTCACCAGAGGTCCCGACCGGGGCGGTGACCAGCGGCATGCGCGTCATCACCTCGCGAACGGGCCGTGACATGTCCTCTTCAAAGCGCATATCGCGGTTGGTCACGATGCCAAGCAGGACGCCAGCGGAGTCGACGACGGGGACGCCGGAGATTCGAAACTTGCCGCAGATTCGATCGACCTCGCCCAAGGTGTGGTCTGGTCCGCAGGTGATCGGGTTGGTCACCATGCCCGCTTCCGATCGCTTGACCAGGTCGACCTGAACGGCCTGATCGTCAATCGAGAGGTTGCGATGCAGCACACCCATGCCGCCGTATCGCGCCATGGCAATCGCCATTCGCGCCTCGGTCACGGTGTCCATCGCGCTGGAAATCAACGGAACCCGCAGGCTGATGTTGCGAGTGAGTTTGGTGGAGGTGTCGACGGCGCTGGGGATGACGTCGGACTCGTTCGGGAGCAGTAGCACGTCGTCGAACGTCAGCCCGAGGTAGCCGAACTTGTCGGTGCGGGCAGCCTCCGCTAGCTCGTACTCTCGATCACTAGAACCCGAACCTGGAGAACCGACCGTCATTGCGTGCCTTCCACTGGTCTGATTGTTCGTCCCAGGGTAGACGCACGGCGCCCGAACCGCGGCCAGCGGATGCGGCTGGCGGGCGGGTAAACGCCGAGCGGCCGGTCTAACCACGGACCTGTGCGGCGGACAGTTCCTGTTGGGGGTCATCTTGCCGGTCATGCAAGTGCTTGCCTACAACGACTACGACGTATCCCAGCCACGTAACCATCCCAAGATGGAGGACGTCATTCTCAGAGAAGTAGAAGCCTTTGCCGTCGCCCCACAGCATCGACGTGATCCCCGCCGCGTAGTAAGCGAAGTACGCGACCTGAACGAGGACGAGTAGGGCGGCAGCCACCACAAGGGACCGATCCATCGGGTCACGAGTCTGGTGGTAGCGACGGGTAGCGACCACGATGACGATAACGATGCCGGGCAGCGCGAACAGCATCAGCACACTGAACGACAACAGCAGCGCATTGGGAACCAGCACACCGACGACGGAGATTGCCACGTAGACACCGGCATTGATTCCCGCGTACCAGAACATCCACCGCCGTGATCTCGCAGTCGAGCATGCATAAGCGACTGCGGTGAGCATCGCGCTGACCGATAGGGCCTGCGTAATGCTGTAGCCGACTTCGAATCCGTTTGTGAGCACGCACAACTGGCGACCCTCGCACTTCAGCACGTAGCTGAAGGCCTGGTAGCTGATTCCGGCCTGGGCAGCGCCCACCCCACCCAGAACCAGGGCCACGCCTAACCAGGCCCGCGAGCGTTGATTGTGGCGGGTAACCACGAAGTAGACCCCCGCAGCGATCCACAGCGCCGCTAGTAGGAACACCAGGGACGTGCCGAATGGTTCGTTGAGCACCGTGTTGCCGACTGTCACGCACGGTCGTTGCTCACACCATTGAGCCGGAGTTGTCGGAGGCTGGTAGGCCAACTCTTTGAGTCGGCCACAGCCAGCGAGAATCGGCAAGCCCAATACAGCAACTACCCACCCGATCCTCATTGGTGGATCATGTCAGTGCAGGAAGCCCCAGCGGAATCCAACAGCGACGGCCTGCGCGCGATCGGCAGCGCCGACCTTGCGGAAAAGGCGGCGGGCGTGGGTCTTGACGGTGTCCTCGGACAGGAAGAGTTCTTTACCGATGCCCGCATTCGACAGGCCGCGGCTCATCCCGTCGAGAACCTGTTGCTCGCGTTCGGTCAACGCGGGCGGGGCTCCACCGGGGCGCGCATGCGATCCGCGCTGGCCGGGGACATCCGGACCGGCCGCCAAGACCAGAGTCATGGCCGAGGCCAATTCCTCCCGGGACGCGTCCTTGGCCACATAACCGCGAGCACCACCCGCCACTGCGCGTGCCACGCCGTCGGCGTCCTCGCCCATCGTCAGCATCATGATCGACGCATCAGGATGCGCTGAGACCAGTCGGCGGGTTGCCTCGACACCGCCGATGCCGGGCATCCGAACATCCATGAGGATCAGGTCGGGCCGTTCTAGTGGGTAACGGGCCAGCACTTCCTCCCCGCTACCGGCCGCAGTCACGCGCTCGACTCCGGGGAGGCTGGCAAGTTGTCTGCGGACGGCCTCGCGGGCCATAGGCGCGTCGTCACACACCAGTACTGTCGTCACGGTTCCTCCGCAGATCAGGCGTCAGCTTCTGCAGCGGTTATCGGTCAACTGGGTGAATTCCTTGAGCCGATCAGGTCAACTATTTCCTGGCGGGCTTCCCAAACCAACGCCAGCGGTGCTGGCAGATCGGCCAAAATCCGAAGCACAGCCGAGCGTGCGGTCTGCCGATGACGGTCAGATTCCGACTCGTTCAATCGGGCAAGAACCGATTCGATCGGCCACACCAACGGGTCAAGGCGCAGGGTCGAGGCCAGCTCCGCTGCCTCGTCCAGCAGCAGCGTCGCGCGCTCAGGTTCACCAAGTTCGATCGCGCACACCCCAGTAAACAGCAGGCTCTTGGCCAGGTGGCGGGGAGCGATCGCAGACCGAGACCGTCGGACCGCCGCCTCGCTCGCCGCTGCGGCAGTCACTGTTTCGCCGGTCATCAGCGCCATCTCGGTGGCGACCCAATCGCGCCGAACTGCTTGCCGCCAATCTCGGTCGGACATGCTGGCGACGGCATTCTTCCAACGCTCGCTGGCCAGGCCGACGTCACCGCTCCCGACCGCATCGGCCGCTAGGCCAATCCACGCATCGAAGGCAACTGCGGGCTCCGTCTCGGCGACACGGCATGCGCGCGAATCATGCTCGCTCGCCCAGTCGTACTGCCCGACTTGGCGCAGGCAACTGGCCGCCGTCGTCTGGGCAAGGGCAGCCCACCGGAGCTGGGGCGATGTGTCCGGCTCTTCGAGGTCGGTCAGCGGTCCGAGCGCGGCCAGGGCAGTCCCGAATCGTCCGGACGAAGCCAGGCAAACACCGAGCAACCACCGGGCCTGGCCAGACGATTCCCGTTCGAGTAGCCGAGTCAGCCCGACCACACCGTCCTGCGGTGCGCCGTGGAAGGCAGCCCGGATGCCGTCGGCGAGGAGCTCGCCATCGGTTCGATCACTCACAGACAGATCATTGCTCACAACCCAACCCGCCGCGTGGGCACAACGCCCGCGGATCCAGGCGTCGTGGCGCGCAGCAAACGGCTCGGGTTCGCCAATCCAAGTGGATCGTCGAACCCGAGCCGTGAGCCGAGCGCTCGTGACTAGTGCGAGTGACCGTGGCCGTGCGAGTGACCCTCGTCCTCTTCTTCTTCGGGCTTGTCGACCACGAGCGCTTCGGTGGTGAGCAGCATGCCGGCGATCGAGGCGGC comes from the Candidatus Nanopelagicales bacterium genome and includes:
- a CDS encoding glycerol-3-phosphate dehydrogenase/oxidase, whose amino-acid sequence is MVAPGSDVLDIASRAGALRQLAAADSDNPLDLLVVGGGVVGCGSALDAASRGLTVGLVERSDLASGTSSRSSRLAHGGLRYLEQREFSLVHEALTERGLLLDRLAPHLVRPVPFLYPVTRRGWERPYVGFGITVYDMLSRFGAYGGAMQRPRTLSAKAVQGIAPGLRADAHVGAVRFNDAQIDDARHTVAVARTAAAHGTAIATRTAVIGLLREDDRIVGALLRDELTGEHFPTRARVVLGAAGVWTDDLVKMAGVESSLTVRQSKGIHLVVPKDAFLSNSALIARTPTSVLFLLPWGEYWLVGTTDTDYEGPRDEPRVDEADVDYLLAEANKWLARPLSRQDIVGIYSGLRPLLSAGDGEDGTATLSREHAVLHPAPGLVAVAGGKYTTYRVMAADAVDEAIAERAELVSDPVPDSQTDEIPLVGGAGYAAAWAARERTARAAGLPLATIEHLLRRQGDRVQTVLDLVASNPELAAPMHPDAPYIMAEAVLAVTREGALSLEDILVRRTRLALETPNAGIDVAEKVATIVAPYLGWDQGRIEQEVVRVAQRREALQPVPGGSAVQEQLVEPAELADSATDEADVMLVPDADLPASLPHPGSTA
- a CDS encoding DUF4190 domain-containing protein; its protein translation is MTTPPPPPPGQPPVPPPPPGGGMPPVPPPPPGQPPVPPPPPPGYGAGGGMPGGPAQPSNNGLAIASLVVSIVGLICCNFLIVSIVGVVLGFIAKNQIAKTGQRGGGMAMAGIIIGIVGIVIGIVLLILTFTSNSNYYWYSSN
- the guaA gene encoding glutamine-hydrolyzing GMP synthase, with product MTEEQTVLVVDYGAQYAQLIARRVREANVYSEVVPHTASVAELTARKPAAIVLSGGPASVYADGAPQVDPALFEQGIPVFGICYGFQAMAAALGGEVAHTGGSEYGRTPLSVVRAESRLLAHQPPESTVWMSHGDAVVRAPEGFTVTSSTPGAPVASFEDLDRRFAGVQFHPEVVHSEGGQVLLNAFLRDVAGLEGDWTTTNVIAEQVEAIQNQVGDARVVCGLSGGVDSAVAAALVQRAVGDQLTCVFVDHGLLRKGEAEQVERDFVAATGVRLKVVDAAEQFLSELAGVSDPEQKRKIIGREFIRVFEQAAREVVADAGAHGEKVKFLVQGTLYPDVVESGGGTGAANIKSHHNVGGLPDDLEFDLVEPLRSLFKDEVRHVGLELGLPPQIVWRHPFPGPGLAIRIVGAVNAERLRILREADAIAREELTSAGLDADVWQFPVVLLADVRSVGVQGDGRTYGHPIVLRPVSSEDAMTADWSRLPYDLLARISTRITNEVPEVNRVTLDVTSKPPGTIEWE
- the guaB gene encoding IMP dehydrogenase, with protein sequence MTVGSPGSGSSDREYELAEAARTDKFGYLGLTFDDVLLLPNESDVIPSAVDTSTKLTRNISLRVPLISSAMDTVTEARMAIAMARYGGMGVLHRNLSIDDQAVQVDLVKRSEAGMVTNPITCGPDHTLGEVDRICGKFRISGVPVVDSAGVLLGIVTNRDMRFEEDMSRPVREVMTRMPLVTAPVGTSGEEALARLRASKVEKLPLIDDGGRLRGLITVKDYVKKDKYPDATKDPDGRLVVGAAVGVGDDSYKRARALVDAGVDVVVVDTAHGHSRAVLEMVARIKGDTDVDVIGGNIATFEAARALIEAGADGVKVGVGPGSICTTRVVAGVGVPQVSAIHDVARAARPAGVPVIGDGGLQYSGDIAKAIVAGADTVMLGSLLAGCEEAPGDVVFVNGKQFKQYRGMGSLAAMQSRGESRSFSKDRYFQDDVLSDDKLVPEGIEGQVPYRGRLAVVAHQLIGGLRAAMGYAGAPDIARLKSHGRFVRITAAGLKESHPHDIQMTVEAPNYHGR
- a CDS encoding succinate-semialdehyde dehydrogenase (NADP(+)) codes for the protein MTALLDRTGTGGIAGLPPNSLSQERIDQLLRHLCVTSDPQTVTAIAPFTLQPVAEIPLSNEAAVDTAFAIARNAQQRWALTSMAHRSRVMLRFHDLVLSRRDEGLDIVQIETGKARAHAMEELLDTAITARHYARTAASTLRPKKHQGAFPIITSAVELHRPRGVVGVISPWNYPLTLAVGDAIAAMMAGNGIVLKPDLQTTLTALWAIDLLYEAGIPEGLFGVVAGEGAEVGPMITERGDYIMFTGSTAVGRQVAARCGERLVACSMELGGKNAMIVCEDANIKKAAEIAERACFANAGQLCISMERIYVHQNVVDKFTAAFIERIRNLKLVAGVGWETDIGSLISRKQLETVTRHVDDAITKGAKVLVGGRARPEAGPLFFEPTLLANVSEDMVCYGNETFGPVVSIYTFGTDDEAIARANDTNYGLNASVITRSEKRGREIAAQLNAGTANVNEGYATAWAATGAPMGGFGDSGLGRRHGVDGILKYTESQTIGTQRIAGWGAPPGLTQRQWSEALVLFVKGLKAVGRK
- a CDS encoding GuaB3 family IMP dehydrogenase-related protein: MNLIDIGQGKRGRRAYSFDDIAVAPSRRTRDPRDVSLDWQIDAYRFDHPIVAAPMDSVVSPDSAATFAKNGGLAVLNLEGLWTRYEDPTEVYSQIADADLQGANERLSQLYQAPIDPELITKRIGELRATGATVAASLSPQNTAQFSKTVVEAGVDLFVIRGTTVSAEHVASEGEPLNLKNFIYELDVPVIVGGCATYRAALHLMRSGAAGVLVGFGGGAAHTSHQVLGVRVPMASAVADVSAARRDYLDESGGRYVHVIADGAMGTSGAIVKAIACGADAVMVGSPLARATDAPGRGRHWGMEAAHVELPRGEVVEFGAVGTLQEILTGPSRVSDGTMNIVGALRRAMATCGYSDLKEFQRVEVVLNA
- a CDS encoding GMC family oxidoreductase, which codes for MSNGQQNDYDVLVIGSGFGGSVTALRLTEKGYRVGVLEAGKRFEDSDFAKTSWRLRRFLYFPKLGLNGIQRLHFLRNVVVMAGAGVGGGSLVYANTLYVPPDAFFNDKQWAHITDWKSELAPHYDQASRMLGVTPNPTMTPADTAMKQVADEMGVGDTFGMTPVGVFFGTGAGEKAPDPYFGGVGPERAGCIECGECMTGCRHNAKNTLVKNYLGLAEAAGADVRPMTTVTGLRPEGEGWAVEIEKSGSWLGRGRTTLTADQVVVAAGTFNTQKLLHRMKAVGKMPRLSNMLGVLSRTNSESLLGSVAHRDSPVIAAGADFTEGVAITSSFFPEPHTHVEPVRYGKGSNFMGLLGTLLTDEEPGVPRWKTWMKVIAQEPVKAVSSLNVRGWSQRSVIALVMQTLDNSVTVSSGKGLFGRWKMTSRQGEGEPNPSWIPSGNRAVRILSEKIGGDPFGTMGDIIDAPMTAHFVGGCVIGDSSETGVVDPYHRVFGYKGLHVVDGAAITANLGVNPSLTITAQAERAMSMWPNRGDGDTRPAQGNAYVPVGAVAPKAPVVPPSAPAALRLPIIEVRQGVPETVNLR